Proteins encoded in a region of the Raphanus sativus cultivar WK10039 chromosome 8, ASM80110v3, whole genome shotgun sequence genome:
- the LOC108821726 gene encoding LOW QUALITY PROTEIN: E3 ubiquitin-protein ligase UPL3 (The sequence of the model RefSeq protein was modified relative to this genomic sequence to represent the inferred CDS: inserted 5 bases in 5 codons; deleted 6 bases in 4 codons; substituted 1 base at 1 genomic stop codon) — protein METRSRKRAEATSTAPSSSSSSPPPPPSGPTTRSKRARLSSPSSSSAAVATTTTTAPSSSTRSRSSRSAATTAAAAPMDTSTDSSGFRRGGRGNRGNNDNSNSDKGKEKEHDVRMRDRERDRARQQLNMDAAAAAAAAADEDDDNDSEDGNGGFMHPNMSSASSALQGLLRKLGAGLDDLLPSSGIGSGSSSHLNGRMKKILAGLRSEGEEGKQVEALTQLCEMLSIGTEDSLSTFSVDSFVPVLVGLLNHESNPDIMLLAARALTHLCDVLPSSCTAVVHYGAVSCFVARLLTIEYMDLAEQSLQALKKISQEHPTACLRAGALMAVLSYSGFLLHRIQXSTAANMCKKLPSDASDYVMEAVPVLTNLLQYHDSKVLEYCSICLTRIAEAFASYPEKLDELCNHGLVTQAATLISSXNSGGGQASLGVSTYTGLIRLPSTCASGSPLGCRTLLLLGISSILKXILSGSGVSANASISPALSRPADQIFEIVNLANELPPPLPEGSISLPTSANTLVKGSGQKNSSPSTSGKQDDSLRVSPKEKLLSDQPELLQQFGLDLLPVLVQIYGSSVNGTIRHKCLSVIAKLMYFSTSEMIQSLIGDTNISSFLAGVLAWKDPQVLVPALQVAEILMEKLPETFSKNVCEGRVVHAVDQLVLVGKPSSHTDQENDCVPGSARSRRYRRRSSNANSDGNQSEELKNSVSANIGEKPIPLESPTASFMLRETVSSCAKAFKDKHFPSDGGEFDVGVTDDLLHLKNLCTKLTTGTNDHKVXGKGKSKASGPCLGDFSASKEEYLIGIISEILGELSKGDGVSTXEFIGSGVVAALLNYFSYGYFSKEKISEVDLPKLRQDGLRRFKAFLEIALPSDGNEGKIPPMTVLIQKLQDALSSLERFPVVLSHPSRSLSGSARLSSGLSALAHPLKLRLCRAPGEKALRDYSSNIVLIDPLASIAAVEEFLWPRVQRSESNVKPAAPAGNTEAGILPSGAGVSSPSSSTPASTTRHSSRSRSAIKIGDASKKEPVHEKGTSSSKGKGVMKLAQPDKGPQTRSSAQRRAVLDKDTLMKPASGDSSSEDEELDISPVDMDDALVIEEEDISDDDDDDEDEDVLDDSLPMCTPDKVHDVKLGDAVDDDGAGLATSGRQMNSALAGSSRTATARGSNSTDAGIGNLYGSXGALSFAAAAMAGLGAASGRGIRGSRDMHGRTLNRSSDESSKLLFTAGGKQLSRHMTIYQAVQRQLALGEDDDDRLGGNDFISSDGSRLSDIYTIMYQMPDSQANRLSAAGASSTTPSKSTKSATTNASVETQSYRASLLDSIVQGKLPCDLEKSNSTYNVLALLRVLEGLNQLGPRLRAQTVSDRFAEGKITSLDDPNTTAAKVSHEEFINSKLTPKLARQIQDALALCSGSLPSWCYQLTTACPFLFPFQTRRQYFYSTAFGLSRALNRLQQQQGADGSGSTNEREMRIGRLQRQKVRVSRNRILDSAAKVMEMYSSQKAVLEVEYFGEVGTGLGPTLEFYTLLSHDLQKVSLGMWRSNAGDKLSLQTDRDEIQDGKSAAARDRDIVQAPLGLFPRPWPSTADVSEGSRFHKVVEYFRLLGRVMAKALQDGRLMDVPLSTAFYKLILGQELDLHDIILFDAELGKTLQELRVLVGRKHYLEAEGGGNSSAISDLCLRGSRIEDLCLDFTLPGYPECILRPGDDIVDINSLEDYISLVVDATVKRGVARQIEAFRSGFNQVFDIKSLQIFTPSELDYLLCGRRELWEAETLVEHIKFDHGYTAKSPAIVNLLEIMGELTADQQRAFCQFVTGAPRLPPGGLAVLNPKLTIVRKLSSTSNAAANGTGATETADDDLPSVMTCANYLKLPPYSTKEIMYKKLLYAINEGQGSFDLS, from the exons ATGGAAACTCGGAGCCGCAAGCGTGCGGAGGCGACCTCAACTGCCCCGtcatcgtcttcttcctctcctcctcctcctccctcaGGTCCCACCACTCGCAGCAAACGCGCTCGCCTCTCGtctccctcttcctcttctgccGCCGTCGCTACAACCACAACCACCGCACCTTCCTCATCCACCCGCTCTCGTTCTTCTCGCTCCGCCGCAACCACCGCCGCCGCAGCTCCCATGGACACCTCCACCGATTCTTCCGGATTCCGCCGCGGCGGACGAGGCAACAGGGGAAACAACGACAACAGTAACTCCGACAAGGGGAAGGAGAAGGAGCACGACGTTCGTATGAGggatagagagagagacagagccAGACAGCAGCTCAACATGGACGCCGCGGCAGCAGCCGCCGCCGCCGCTGACGAGGACGACGACAATGACAGCGAGGACGGCAACGGGGGATTCATGCATCCCAACATGAGCTCGGCGAGCAGTGCTTTACAAGGGTTGCTGAGGAAGCTCGGAGCTGGGCTTGACGACTTGCTTCCTTCCTCAGGTATCGGCTCGGGCTCTTCCTCCCACTTGAACGGGAGGATGAAGAAGATTCTCGCTGGTTTGCGTTCAGAAGGAGAGGAGGGAAAGCAGGTCGAGGCTTTGACGCAGCTCTGCGAGATGCTATCCATTGGGACCGAAGACTCCTTGAGCACCTTCTCTGTTGATTCCTTCGTCCCTGTGCTTGTTGGCCTGCTTAACCATGAGAGCAACCCCGATATTATGCTTCTTGCTGCCAGGGCTCTTACCCATCTGTGTGATGTTTTACCGTCTTCTTGTACTGCCGTTGTTCATTACGGGGCCGTTTCTTGCTTTGTCGCCAGATTGCTAACCATTGAATACATGGACTTGGCCGAGCAG TCTCTGCAAGCTCTCAAAAAGATATCTCAGGAACAC CCAACTGCCTGTTTGCGAGCTGGTGCTCTTATGGCAGTGCTATCATATTCTGGATTTCTTCTCCACCGGATCCAG TAATCTACTGCTGCAAATATGTGTAAGAAGTTACCTTCTGATGCA TCTGATTACGTTATGGAAGCTGTACCGGTACTGACAAACCTACTTCAGTATCATGATTCGAAG GTTTTGGAATATTGC TCTATCTGTTTGACTCGGATTGCCGAAGCATTTGCATCGTACCCTGAGAAATTAGATGAATTATGCAACCATGGCCTGGTGACTCAAGCTGCGACTCTCATATCCT GCAACTCGGGAGGTGGGCAAGCATCTCTCGGTGTTTCAACATACACG GGATTAATCCGATTACCTTCCACCTGTGCGAGCGGTTCACCTCTTGGGTGCAGGACATTACTTCTTCTCGGTATTAGTAGCATTCTTA GTATTCTGTCGGGTTCTGGTGTCTCTGCTAATGCATCTATCTCCCCAGCACTGAGCAGGCCTGCAGATCAG ATTTTTGAGATAGTCAACCTAGCGAACGAGCTTCCTCCTCCACTGCCAGAAGGAAGTATCTCCCTTCCTACTAGCGCAAACACTTTGGTGAAAGGTTCAGgccaaaaaaattcttctccaAGTACTTCAGGAAAACAAGATGATTCTCTAAGAGTTTCACCTAAAGAAAAATTACTTAGTGATCAACCCGAACTTCTGCAGCAATTTGGATTGGATCTTCTTCCAGTTTTAGTGCAG ATTTATGGTTCTAGTGTCAATGGTACTATTCGTCATAAATGTCTCTCAGTTATCGCAAAGTTGATGTATTTCAGCACTTCAGAAATGATTCAATCTCTAATTGGTGACACAAATATATCGAG CTTCTTGGCTGGTGTCTTGGCAtggaaagatccacaagtcttGGTTCCTGCTCTACAAGTCGCCGAAATTCTGATGGAAAAACTTCCTGAAACTTTCTCGAAAAATGTTTGTGAGGGAAGGGTGGTTCATGCTGTAGATCAACTTGTCTTGGTTGGTAAACCTAGTTCTCATACTGATCAGGAAAATGACTGCGTGCCTGGATCTGCACGATCTAGGCGTTACAGACGGAGAAGTAGTAATGCCAATTCTGATGGAAATCAGTCGGAAGAGCTTAAGAATTCTGTGTCTGCTAACATAGGTGAAAAACCA ATTCCCCTGGAATCTCCTACAGCGAGCTTCATGCTAAGGGAAACAGTTAGCTCCTGTGCAAAAGCATTCAAAGACAAGCACTTCCCATCTGATGGTGGGGAATTTGATGTTGGAGTTACAGATGATCTCTTACATCTGAAGAATCTTTGCACGAAGCTAACTACTGGTACAAATGACCATAAAG AAGGAAAGGGAAAATCTAAAGCCTCTGGTCCATGCCTTGGCGATTTTTCTGCTAGCAAGGAAGAATACTTGATTGGTATCATCTCTGAGATACTTGGCGAGCTAAGCAAAGGAGATGGCGTCTCAA TTGAGTTTATTGGCAGTGGTGTGGTTGCAGCTTTGCTTAACTATTTTTCTTATGGCTACTTTTCCAAAGAGAAAATCTCCGAGGTTGATTTGCCCAAACTTCGCCAGGATGGGCTCAGAAGGTTCAAAGCTTTTCTAGAAATTGCACTTCCTTCTGATGGTAATGAGGGAAAGATCCCTCCAATGACTGTTTTGATTCAGAAACTTCAAGATGCTTTATCTTCACTGGAACGCTTTCCGGTCGTCCTTAGCCATCCCTCAAGGTCACTCAGTGGAAGTGCTCGTCTCTCATCTGGTTTGAGTGCTCTGGCACATCCTTTGAAGTTGCGGTTATGCCGTGCACCTGGAGAAAAGGCACTACGTGATTACTCCTCCAATATTGTTCTCATAGATCCATTGGCAAGCATAGCAGCGGTGGAGGAATTTCTCTGGCCCCGAGTTCAACGCAGTGAATCTAATGTGAAGCCAGCAGCGCCTGCTGGAAATACTGAGGCAGGCATATTACCTAGCGGTGCTGGTGTTTCATCACCATCCTCGTCAACTCCAGCTTCCACCACTCGTCATTCTTCTAGATCTAGATCAGCAATTAAAATAGGTGATGCCTCAAAGAAAGAACCTGTGCATGAAAAAGGTACCAGCTCATCTAAAGGTAAAGGTGTTATGAAGCTGGCTCAGCCGGATAAGGGGCCTCAGACAAGGAGCAGTGCTCAAAGAAGAGCTGTCCTTGACAAAGATACACTAATGAAACCAGCTAGCGGAGACTCCAGCTCTGAG GACGAAGAATTGGATATATCCCCCGTCGACATGGATGATGCTTTGGTGATTGAAGAGGAAGACATTTCTGACGACGATGATGACGATGAGGATGAGGAT GTCTTGGATGACAGTCTTCCCATGTGCACGCCTGATAAGGTTCATGATGTAAAATTGGGAGACGCAGTGGATGATGACGGAGCCGGTCTAGCAACTAGCGGCCGACAGATGAATTCAGCTTTGGCAGGCAGTAGTCGAACAGCAACTGCAAGGGGATCTAATTCTACTGATGCTGGCATTGGGAATCTTTATGGGT AGGGTGCACTCTCCTTCGCTGCTGCCGCGATGGCTGGGCTTGGAGCTGCTAGTGGTAGAGGTATCAGGGGAAGTAGAGACATGCATGGGCGTACCCTAAATCGAAGTTCTGATGAGTCCTCTAAGTTGTTGTTTACTGCGGGAGGAAAGCAACTTAGTAGGCATATGACGATTTATCAGGCTGTGCAAAGACAACTTGCGCTAGGcgaagatgatgatgacagACTCGGTGGCAACGATTTCATCTCGAGTGATGGAAGCAGATTAAGTGATATTTATACTATCATGTACCAGATGCCGGACAGCCAAGCGAATAGGTTGTCTGCTGCTGGTGCAAGTTCAACCACACCATCTAAATCCACCAAATCTGCTACTACTAACGCAAGCGTAGAAACCCAGTCGTATAGGGCATCTCTTTTGGATAGTATCGTACAAGGAAAGCTTCCATGCGACCTTGAGAAGTCAAATTCTACGTATAATGTCCTGGCGTTGTTGCGTGTATTAGAAGGTTTAAATCAGCTTGGCCCTAGGTTAAGAGCCCAAACCGTTTCTGATCGTTTCGCAGAGGGTAAAATTACTAGTCTAGATGATCCGAATACAACTGCTGCGAAGGTTTCTCATGAAGAATTCATCAACAGCAAACTTACACCAAAATTAGCTCGACAGATCCAGGATGCGCTTGCTTTGTGCAGTGGAAGTCTTCCCTCTTGGTGCTACCAGTTGACTACAGCATGCCCGTTTTTGTTTCCGTTTCAGACCCGGAGACAGTATTTCTATTCAACCGCCTTTGGGTTGTCGCGTGCATTGAACCGCTTGCAGCAGCAGCAAGGTGCTGACGGCAGTGGTTCTACGAACGAGCGAGAGATGAGGATAGGGAGATTGCAGCGCCAGAAAGTGCGTGTATCCCGAAATAGAATATTAGATTCTGCTGCGAAAGTTATGGAGATGTATTCTAGCCAAAAAGCTGTGCTTGAAGTAGAATATTTTGGTGAAGTTGGTACTGGTCTAGGCCCCACACTTGAGTTTTACACACTCCTAAGCCATGATTTGCAAAAGGTTTCCCTTGGGATGTGGAGATCAAATGCTGGTGACAAGTTATCCCTGCAGACTGATAGAGATGAGATTCAAGATGGGAAATCAGCAGCAGCTAGGGACAGAGATATAGTTCAGGCACCGCTTGGGTTGTTTCCTCGGCCCTGGCCCTCAACAGCTGACGTATCCGAAGGTAGCCGGTTTCATAAAGTTGTTGAATATTTCCGCCTTTTAGGGCGCGTGATGGCCAAAGCACTTCAAGATGGACGGCTAATGGACGTCCCGTTGAGTACAGCGTTTTATAAGCTTATTCTTGGTCAa GAGCTTGATTTGCATGATATTATATTGTTTGATGCTGAACTTGGCAAGACTTTGCAAGAGCTTCGTGTTCTTGTTGGCCGTAAGCACTATCtggaagcagaaggtggtggcAACAGTAGCGCGATTTCTGATTTATGTTTACGTGGATCCCGTATTGAAGATCTTTGCTTGGACTTCACCCTACCTGGCTATCCTGAATGCATATTGAGACCTGGAGATGACATT GTTGATATTAATAGTCTTGAGGACTATATATCCTTGGTCGTTGATGCTACTGTCAAGAGAGGAGTTGCCCGGCAGATCGAAGCCTTCAGATCTGGATTCAATCAG GTCTTTGACATAAAGTCTCTACAAATATTCACCCCTTCCGAGCTGGACTACTTGTTGTGTGGTCGTAGAGAGTTGTGGGAG GCGGAGACTCTTGTTGAACATATCAAGTTTGATCACGGTTATACTGCAAAAAGTCCGGCAATCGTTAAC TTACTGGAGATCATGGGAGAGCTTACAGCGGATCAACAGCGGGCTTTCTGCCAGTTTGTAACTGGAGCTCCTAGGCTTCCTCCTGGTGGCTTAGCTGTTCTGAACCCGAAGCTGACGATTGTGAGAAAG CTCTCATCAACCTCAAATGCAGCAGCTAATGGGACAGGGGCTACGGAAACAGCAGACGACGATCTTCCCAGCGTCATGACTTGCGCCAACTACCTTAAGCTCCCTCCTTATTCTACTAAG GAAATCATGTACAAGAAACTGCTCTACGCCATCAACGAAGGGCAGGGATCGTTCGACCTCTCATAG
- the LOC108821727 gene encoding heavy metal-associated isoprenylated plant protein 26 yields the protein MGVLDHVSEMFDCSHGHKIKKRRQLQTVEIKVKMDCEGCERKVRRSVEGMKGVSSVSLEPKAHKVTVVGYVDPNKVVARMAHRTGKKVEIWPYVPYDVVAHPYASGVYDKKAPSGYVRRADDPGVSQLARASSTEVRYTTAFSDENPAACVVM from the exons ATGGGTGTTCTTGATCATGTCTCTGAAATGTTTGATTGCTCTCATGGTCACAAAATTAAAAAGCGCAGACAGTTGCAG ACGGTGGAGATCAAAGTGAAGATGGACTGCGAAGGCTGCGAGCGCAAAGTGCGGCGGTCGGTGGAAGGCATGAAGGGTGTCTCGTCTGTGTCTCTGGAGCCCAAAGCTCACAAAGTCACTGTGGTCGGCTACGTCGATCCAAACAAGGTGGTGGCCCGTATGGCTCACAGGACAGGCAAGAAGGTTGAGATCTGGCCTTATGTGCCCTATGACGTCGTGGCTCATCCTTACGCATCCGGAGTCTACGACAAGAAGGCACCCTCGGGCTATGTGCGAAGAGCGGATGACCCTGGAGTTTCGCAGCTGGCTCGTGCTAGCTCCACCGAGGTCCGCTACACTACTGCTTTTAGCGATGAGAATCCAGCGGCTTGCGTGGTCATGTGA